The following proteins are co-located in the Fusobacteria bacterium ZRK30 genome:
- the sppA gene encoding signal peptide peptidase SppA produces the protein MKTILKYIGKIILFFSKQVFQATLVVIIFLAIIAGVITATLTEYKKEVVIEKNTYLELDFSKGMVEKDGEGLFELEKSLKLYQVLEGIKEASKEPNIGGIYMDIDHVDLSANHIEEIGEALDKFKKSGKKVYAFTRNINNQNYRLGIYATKIVMPPIQSAAIDLSGYYREFNYFKGLADYVGIKFNVIHIGDYKAYGEQYSKGKMSKELKKDIKRVYDRVYNDRIEEISKRREIEKIAMNKAVLGGELVMRNPIYGEKIGLIDGLSYQSEFDKEYEVGNKISLEDYLTTVKKAEKKEKIALIYASGDIVYNGARGSENSIDIESMKNELKKADEDKDIKGIVLRVNSPGGSALASEVIHHEISKLTKPVYVSMGGVAASGGYYISSGAKRIFATKSTITGSIGVVSIIPEISGLVEKTMINIERVEKGRYSGMNSLTAKMTPGEIEKIRLSSLGIYDEFKNRVSTGRNIPLDKLETIAGGRIWLGEEGLENGLVDEIGGLETTIKTLAADLKLADYQVVEITEKKGMYEIILGYKNIYSKVRSFVDAPTIEAVPFEAKKPLLLMPYEFN, from the coding sequence ATGAAAACGATATTAAAATACATAGGAAAAATTATTTTGTTTTTCTCTAAACAGGTGTTCCAGGCAACCTTAGTGGTGATAATATTTTTAGCTATTATAGCAGGAGTAATAACTGCTACTTTAACTGAATATAAAAAAGAAGTTGTGATTGAAAAAAATACATATCTAGAACTTGATTTTTCCAAGGGGATGGTTGAAAAAGATGGAGAAGGTTTATTTGAATTAGAAAAATCTTTAAAACTATATCAGGTATTAGAGGGGATTAAAGAAGCTTCTAAGGAACCTAATATAGGCGGGATATATATGGATATTGATCATGTAGATCTTTCAGCAAACCATATAGAGGAAATTGGGGAAGCATTGGATAAGTTTAAAAAAAGCGGGAAAAAAGTATATGCTTTTACCAGAAATATAAACAATCAAAATTATAGATTGGGGATATATGCTACAAAGATAGTTATGCCGCCTATTCAATCGGCAGCGATAGATTTGAGCGGGTATTATAGGGAGTTTAATTATTTTAAAGGGTTAGCAGACTATGTAGGGATAAAATTTAATGTGATACACATAGGAGATTATAAAGCTTATGGAGAGCAGTATTCAAAAGGAAAGATGTCAAAAGAGTTAAAAAAAGATATTAAAAGGGTATATGACAGAGTATATAATGACAGGATAGAAGAGATATCTAAAAGAAGAGAAATAGAAAAAATTGCAATGAATAAGGCTGTATTAGGTGGAGAACTGGTTATGAGAAATCCTATATATGGAGAAAAAATAGGTCTTATAGATGGGCTTAGTTATCAGAGTGAATTTGATAAAGAATATGAAGTAGGGAATAAAATATCTTTAGAGGATTATTTGACTACCGTTAAAAAGGCAGAAAAAAAGGAAAAAATTGCTTTAATATATGCTTCTGGAGACATAGTTTATAACGGGGCTCGTGGAAGTGAAAACAGCATAGATATAGAAAGTATGAAAAATGAGTTGAAAAAAGCAGATGAAGATAAAGATATAAAAGGAATAGTATTAAGAGTTAACTCTCCTGGGGGATCAGCTCTTGCATCGGAAGTAATCCATCATGAGATATCTAAATTAACTAAACCTGTTTATGTGTCTATGGGAGGAGTAGCAGCATCAGGAGGCTACTATATATCCTCAGGGGCAAAAAGAATATTCGCTACAAAATCAACTATAACAGGTTCTATAGGAGTGGTATCTATAATTCCTGAGATAAGCGGATTGGTAGAAAAAACAATGATAAATATAGAAAGGGTAGAAAAAGGAAGGTATTCTGGGATGAATTCGTTGACTGCAAAGATGACACCGGGAGAGATAGAAAAGATAAGATTGTCTAGTCTGGGAATATATGACGAATTCAAAAATAGAGTAAGCACAGGAAGAAATATCCCTTTAGACAAATTGGAGACTATTGCAGGTGGTAGAATTTGGTTAGGAGAAGAGGGGTTAGAGAATGGACTGGTAGATGAAATTGGCGGACTTGAAACTACCATAAAAACTTTGGCAGCAGATTTAAAATTAGCAGACTACCAAGTGGTTGAAATAACAGAGAAAAAAGGGATGTATGAAATCATATTGGGATATAAAAATATATACAGTAAGGTAAGAAGTTTTGTAGATGCACCTACGATAGAAGCTGTACCATTTGAGGCGAAAAAACCACTTTTATTGATGCCCTATGAATTTAATTAA
- the metG gene encoding methionine--tRNA ligase, with translation MSKNFYVTTPIYYVNGDPHVGSAYTTIAADVLARYKKTMGYDVFFLTGSDEHGQKVEEKAIEMGYTPQEWTDKMSVRFKEMWEKLNIDNNDFIRTTEDRHKKAVQKIIQKVYDNGDIYKGSYEGKYCVSCETFVPENQIVGENGCPDCGKELGVVKEESYFFKMSKYQDMLLKHIDENPEFILPKSRRNEVISFIKQGLMDLSISRNTFDWGIPLKIDEDHITYVWFDALTNYLTAVGYENNEDMFSKFWKDGEVVHLLGKDILRFHAIIWPCMLLAAGEKLPEKIVAHGWWTVAGEKMSKSKGNVVDPIAEIEKYGVDAFRYFLLSEVHFGSDGDYNTTAMINRVNANLSNDLGNLLNRTLGMYSKYFGSVVEAGEGHEIYDDEIKALWEETLAEVDKYMSTVEFSKALEAIWRFVSRMNKYIDETMPWALAKTDEGKPRLAVVLKNLVEALNKIAVMVYPYIPESASKMWAQLGIDGDIKTAKVEDIKAWDILKAGHKLGEATPIFPRLEKPVEKVELEINKDLVIENPIDITDFEKVEMKVVEILEAELVEGSKRLIKFKVETGSGIRQIVSGIAKTYKKPEELVGKKVMAVLNLNSVELQGEISQGMLLTTVEKKRTKLIFIDEAVKVASKIK, from the coding sequence ATGAGTAAAAATTTTTATGTAACAACCCCTATATATTATGTAAATGGAGACCCCCATGTGGGGAGTGCTTATACGACTATAGCAGCAGATGTATTGGCCAGATATAAAAAAACAATGGGATACGATGTGTTTTTCTTGACTGGTTCAGATGAACATGGTCAAAAAGTTGAGGAAAAAGCTATTGAGATGGGATACACTCCTCAAGAGTGGACAGACAAGATGTCAGTGAGATTCAAAGAAATGTGGGAAAAATTAAATATAGATAACAATGATTTTATCAGAACAACTGAAGATAGACATAAAAAAGCTGTACAAAAAATCATTCAAAAAGTATATGACAACGGAGATATATATAAGGGATCTTATGAGGGAAAATATTGTGTTTCATGTGAAACTTTTGTTCCTGAAAATCAAATCGTAGGAGAAAATGGATGTCCAGATTGCGGTAAAGAGTTAGGAGTAGTAAAGGAGGAGTCATACTTCTTTAAAATGAGTAAATATCAAGATATGTTATTAAAACATATAGATGAAAATCCTGAATTTATCTTGCCGAAAAGTAGAAGGAATGAAGTTATATCTTTCATAAAGCAAGGATTGATGGATCTTTCTATCTCTAGAAACACCTTTGACTGGGGAATCCCGTTAAAGATAGATGAAGATCATATTACCTATGTATGGTTTGATGCACTTACAAACTATTTAACTGCTGTAGGATATGAAAATAATGAAGATATGTTCTCTAAATTCTGGAAAGACGGAGAGGTAGTACACCTGTTAGGAAAGGATATATTAAGATTCCATGCTATAATCTGGCCTTGTATGTTATTGGCTGCCGGGGAAAAATTACCAGAGAAGATAGTAGCTCACGGATGGTGGACTGTAGCAGGAGAAAAGATGTCAAAATCTAAGGGAAATGTAGTGGACCCTATTGCAGAGATAGAAAAATATGGTGTAGATGCATTCAGATATTTCCTACTTAGTGAAGTTCACTTTGGAAGTGATGGAGACTACAACACTACAGCTATGATAAACAGGGTAAATGCAAACTTATCTAACGACCTAGGGAACTTATTAAATAGAACTTTAGGAATGTATAGTAAATATTTTGGTTCAGTAGTTGAAGCAGGAGAAGGTCATGAGATCTATGATGATGAAATTAAGGCGTTATGGGAAGAAACATTGGCAGAGGTAGACAAATACATGAGTACTGTTGAATTTTCTAAGGCTCTGGAAGCTATATGGAGATTTGTATCAAGAATGAATAAATACATCGATGAAACTATGCCTTGGGCTCTAGCTAAAACTGATGAAGGGAAACCTAGATTAGCAGTAGTATTGAAAAATTTAGTGGAAGCACTGAATAAAATAGCAGTAATGGTATATCCATATATTCCAGAATCAGCTTCTAAGATGTGGGCACAATTGGGAATTGACGGAGATATAAAAACAGCTAAGGTAGAAGATATAAAAGCATGGGATATATTAAAAGCCGGGCATAAATTAGGAGAAGCTACTCCTATCTTCCCAAGATTAGAAAAACCTGTAGAGAAAGTGGAGTTAGAGATAAATAAAGACTTGGTTATTGAAAACCCTATCGATATTACTGATTTTGAAAAAGTAGAGATGAAAGTAGTAGAGATATTAGAAGCAGAATTAGTAGAAGGTTCTAAAAGATTGATTAAGTTCAAAGTAGAGACAGGATCAGGTATAAGACAAATAGTATCTGGAATAGCTAAAACTTATAAAAAACCTGAAGAATTAGTGGGGAAAAAAGTTATGGCAGTGCTGAACTTAAATTCTGTAGAATTACAGGGGGAAATATCACAAGGGATGTTACTGACGACAGTGGAAAAAAAGAGAACTAAATTAATCTTTATAGATGAAGCTGTAAAAGTAGCAAGTAAGATAAAATAG
- a CDS encoding YbaB/EbfC family nucleoid-associated protein, translating to MVRKIKSKGNKAAGNQGDILKQAQVMQQKMLEIQEELKGKELETSVGGGAVNVKINGQKEILSINISDEILKEAVEDNDKEMLEDLIVSAVGEAMRQAEELAEKEMSSVTGGMNIPGLF from the coding sequence TTGGTTAGAAAAATTAAATCTAAAGGAAATAAAGCGGCAGGAAATCAAGGGGATATCTTAAAGCAGGCACAAGTAATGCAACAAAAAATGTTAGAAATTCAAGAGGAGTTAAAAGGTAAAGAGTTAGAAACTTCAGTAGGTGGAGGAGCAGTAAACGTTAAGATTAATGGGCAAAAAGAGATCCTTTCAATAAACATCTCAGATGAAATCTTAAAGGAAGCAGTAGAAGATAATGATAAAGAGATGTTAGAAGATCTTATCGTATCAGCAGTAGGAGAAGCAATGAGACAAGCTGAAGAATTAGCAGAAAAAGAGATGTCATCAGTAACTGGTGGAATGAATATCCCGGGATTATTCTAA
- a CDS encoding lysophospholipid acyltransferase family protein produces MKEQKKYKIFGLLIYYILRILSKTYKVEKISAEGVMDENAVYVSWHNKIVPITVIMDKLKKKAALASASKDGELISVPLEKFGYKVVRGSSGRDAVKGLLKMVKFLKDGYIVGTPVDGPKGPVYKVKPGMLFLAQRSGKKLVPIGAASKSKWVFEKTWDKIELPKPFSKIVCILGEPISIAPEEDLNVVALKVEKILLELDRQAESKLNN; encoded by the coding sequence ATGAAGGAACAGAAAAAATATAAGATATTTGGATTGCTGATCTACTATATCTTAAGAATTTTATCTAAGACTTATAAAGTTGAAAAGATAAGTGCAGAAGGAGTTATGGATGAAAATGCAGTATATGTTTCTTGGCATAATAAAATAGTTCCTATTACTGTGATTATGGATAAATTAAAGAAAAAAGCTGCTCTTGCCAGTGCGTCTAAAGATGGCGAATTGATAAGTGTACCCTTAGAAAAATTTGGATATAAAGTGGTCAGAGGTTCTAGTGGAAGAGATGCAGTTAAAGGTCTTTTGAAGATGGTTAAATTTTTAAAAGATGGATATATTGTAGGAACTCCAGTAGACGGGCCCAAGGGACCGGTGTATAAAGTTAAGCCCGGGATGTTGTTTTTAGCTCAAAGATCCGGGAAAAAATTGGTTCCAATTGGTGCTGCATCTAAAAGTAAGTGGGTATTTGAAAAAACTTGGGATAAGATAGAACTACCTAAGCCATTTTCTAAAATAGTCTGTATATTAGGAGAACCTATAAGCATAGCACCGGAAGAAGATCTAAATGTAGTAGCATTAAAAGTAGAAAAGATCTTATTGGAGTTAGACAGGCAGGCAGAAAGTAAATTAAATAATTAA